In Eschrichtius robustus isolate mEscRob2 chromosome 11, mEscRob2.pri, whole genome shotgun sequence, the following proteins share a genomic window:
- the COX8A gene encoding cytochrome c oxidase subunit 8A, mitochondrial, translated as MSVLTPLLLRGLTGPARRLPVPRAQIHSKPPREQLGTMDIAIGLTSCFLCFLLPSGWVLSHLENYKKRE; from the exons ATGTCCGTGCTGACTCCACTGCTGCTGAGGGGCCTGACAGGCCCGGCCCGGCGGCTCCCGGTGCCGCGGGCCCAGATCCATTCCAAGCCGCCGCGGGAgcagctcgggaccatg GATATCGCCATTGGGCTCACCTCCTGCTTCCTGTGTTTCCTCCTGCCGTCGGGCTGGGTCCTGTCACACCTGGAGAACTACAAGAAGCGGGAGTGA
- the OTUB1 gene encoding ubiquitin thioesterase OTUB1: MAAEEPQQQKQEPLGSDSEGVNCLAYDEAIMAQQDRIQQEIAVQNPLVSERLELSVLYKEYAEDDNIYQQKIKDLHKKYSYIRKTRPDGNCFYRAFGFSHLEALLDDSKELQRFKAVSAKSKEDLVSQGFTEFTIEDFHNTFMDLIEQVEKQTSVADLLASFNDQSTSDYLVVYLRLLTSGYLQRESKFFEHFIEGGRTVKEFCQQEVEPMCKESDHIHIIALAQALSVSIQVEYMDRGEGGTTNPHIFPEGSEPKVYLLYRPGHYDILYK; encoded by the exons ATGGCGGCGGAGGAACCTCAGCAGCAGAAGCAGGAGCCGCTTGGCAGCGACTCCGAAG GTGTTAACTGTCTTGCCTACGATGAAGCCATCATGGCTCAGCAGGACCGAATTCAGCAAGAG ATTGCTGTGCAGAACCCTCTGGTCTCAGAGCGGCTGGAGCTCTCTGTCCTATACAAAGAGTATGCTGAGGATGACAACATCTATCAACAGAAGATCAAG GACCTCCACAAAAAGTACTCATACATCCGCAAGACCAGGCCTGATGGAAACTGCTTCTATCGAGCTTTCGGATTCTCCCACTTGGAGGCGTTGCTGGATGACAGCAAGGAATTGCAGCG GTTCAAGGCTGTGTCCGCCAAGAGCAAAGAGGACCTGGTGTCCCAGGGCTTCACTGAGTTCACAATTGAGGATTTCCATAACACG TTCATGGACCTGATCGAGCAGGTGGAGAAGCAGACCTCAGTGGCCGACCTGCTGGCCTCCTTCAACGACCAGAGCACCTCGGACTACCTGGTGGTCTACCTGCGGCTGCTCACCTCGGGCTACCTGCAGCGCGAGAGCAAGTTCTTTGAGCACTTCATCGAGGGTGGCCGGACCGTCAAGGAGTTCTGCCAGCAG GAGGTGGAGCCCATGTGCAAGGAGAGCGACCACATCCACATCATCGCGCTGGCCCAGGCGCTCAGCGTCTCCATCCAGGTGGAGTACATGGACCGCGGCGAGGGCGGCACCACCAACCCCCACATCTTCCCCGAGGGCTCCGAGCCCAAGGTCTACCTTCTCTACCGGCCTGGACACTACGATATCCTCTACAAATAG